A stretch of Geomonas oryzisoli DNA encodes these proteins:
- the rpoB gene encoding DNA-directed RNA polymerase subunit beta — protein MAYSIANNPLLRKNFAKIHKIIDIPNLIDIQKNSYKRFLQLDTPVDARKNSGLEAVFRSVFPIRDFSDTASLEYVSYSLGAPKYDVEECHQRGMTFAAPMKVKVRLVVWDVAKDPGTRSIRDIKEQEVYFGEIPLMTDNGTFIINGTERVIVSQLHRSPGVFYDHDKGKTHSSGKVLYSARVIPYRGSWLDFEFDHKDILYVRIDRRRKMPATVLLKALGYSNDALINYFYKSEEVKVGDNGAMTKLVDAELLSNQKATADIVDPGTAEVILKANRKFTKAALRKMAEHGIKEIPISEEEVVGKVASHDIYDPATGEIVVECNEEITQAKLEEMTQKGITSFQVLFIDNLHVTSSFRDTILIDKIGSTDEALIEIYRRLRPGDPPTLKSALVLFENLFFNAERYDLSAVGRLKLNYKLGVDVPLDCMTLTREDILEVVRYLIELKNGKGNIDDIDHLGNRRVRAVGELLENQYRIGLVRMERAIKERMSLQEVENLMPHDLINSKPVSAVVKEFFGSSQLSQFMDQTNPLSEVTHKRRLSALGPGGLTRERAGFEVRDVHPTHYGRVCPIETPEGPNIGLIASLSTYARINEHGFVETPYRVVKEGRVTDEVRFFSALEEEGHAIAQANAEMDETGRFMADYISARKSGEFVLVGRDELELMDVAPMQLVSVAASLIPFLENDDANRALMGSNMQRQAVPLLRADSPLVGTGMERVVARDSGVSSVARHNGVVESVDASRIVVKIDEDQYDATGTGVDIYNLIKFARSNQNTCINQRPVVKVGDHVKAGDIIADGPSTDMGELALGQNVLIAFMPWGGYNYEDSILISERLVKDDRYTSIHIEEFEAVARDTKLGKEEITSDIPNLGEETLKDLDESGIIRIGAEVRPGDILVGKITPKGETQLSPEEKLLRAIFGEKAGDVRDTSLRVPPGVEGTVIGAKIFSRKGADKDARTEIIEKAEEQRLRKDEQDEIRIIRDSAIGKLKKLLVGKTAAVKIEGTDGKVLIPKGAVITEEMLKSFSMDRWDEISIADDDTIDEKVAQTLSTLNQQIDIIKYVFDDKVQKLRRGDDLPPGVIKMVKVYIAIKRKLQVGDKMAGRHGNKGVVSRILPEEDMPYMEDGRPVEIVLNPLGVPSRMNVGQILEMHLGWGAKGLGWKIEEFLEKNTPHDEIKRFLKGVYDNPEMDRFLDTLEGEELLNVARRLKRGIPMSSPVFEGASEESIQSMLTHAGFSTTGQVTLYDGKSGDKFMHQVTVGIMYFLKLHHLVDDKIHARSIGPYSLVTQQPLGGKAQFGGQRLGEMEVWAMEAYGAAYALQEFLTVKSDDVAGRTRMYEAIVKGKHTLEPGLPESFNVLIKELQSLGLDVELLETEED, from the coding sequence ATGGCTTATTCAATCGCGAATAACCCCCTGTTGCGCAAGAACTTCGCCAAGATCCACAAGATCATCGACATACCGAACCTCATCGACATCCAGAAAAATTCCTACAAGAGATTCCTCCAGCTCGACACTCCCGTAGACGCACGCAAGAACTCCGGCCTGGAAGCCGTGTTCCGCAGCGTGTTCCCGATCAGGGACTTCAGCGACACCGCCTCGCTTGAGTACGTTTCGTATTCGCTGGGCGCGCCGAAGTACGACGTGGAAGAGTGCCACCAGAGGGGGATGACCTTTGCCGCGCCGATGAAGGTGAAGGTACGGCTGGTTGTGTGGGATGTGGCGAAGGACCCCGGTACCAGATCGATCCGCGACATCAAGGAGCAGGAGGTTTATTTCGGCGAAATCCCGCTGATGACCGACAACGGGACCTTTATCATAAACGGCACCGAGCGCGTTATCGTGAGCCAGCTGCACCGCTCGCCGGGCGTGTTCTACGACCACGACAAGGGCAAGACCCACTCCAGTGGCAAGGTGCTCTACTCGGCCCGCGTGATCCCGTACCGCGGTTCGTGGCTTGACTTTGAATTTGACCATAAAGACATCCTTTATGTTCGCATAGACAGGCGTCGCAAGATGCCGGCCACCGTGCTCCTCAAGGCCCTTGGCTACTCCAACGACGCGCTGATCAACTACTTCTACAAGTCCGAGGAAGTGAAGGTCGGCGACAACGGCGCCATGACGAAGCTCGTGGACGCGGAACTTTTGTCCAACCAGAAGGCCACCGCTGACATCGTGGACCCGGGCACCGCAGAGGTCATCCTCAAGGCGAACCGCAAGTTCACCAAGGCGGCGTTGCGCAAGATGGCCGAGCACGGCATCAAGGAGATCCCGATCTCCGAGGAGGAAGTGGTCGGCAAGGTCGCTTCCCACGACATCTACGACCCCGCTACCGGCGAGATCGTGGTCGAGTGCAACGAGGAGATCACCCAGGCCAAGCTCGAGGAAATGACCCAGAAGGGGATCACCTCCTTCCAGGTCCTCTTCATCGACAACCTGCACGTCACCTCCAGCTTCCGCGACACCATCCTGATCGACAAGATCGGCTCCACCGACGAGGCGCTGATCGAGATCTACCGTCGTTTGCGTCCGGGCGATCCGCCGACCCTGAAGAGCGCGCTGGTTCTGTTCGAGAACCTGTTCTTCAACGCGGAGCGCTACGACCTCTCCGCCGTCGGCCGCTTAAAGCTCAACTACAAGCTGGGCGTGGACGTGCCGCTTGACTGCATGACGCTCACCCGCGAGGACATCCTCGAGGTGGTGCGTTACCTGATCGAGCTGAAAAACGGCAAGGGCAACATCGACGACATCGACCACCTGGGCAACCGCCGCGTGCGCGCCGTGGGTGAGCTCCTCGAGAACCAGTACCGCATCGGCCTGGTGAGGATGGAGCGCGCCATCAAGGAGCGCATGAGCCTCCAGGAAGTCGAGAACCTGATGCCGCACGACCTGATCAACTCCAAGCCGGTTTCGGCCGTGGTCAAGGAGTTCTTCGGTTCCTCGCAGCTGTCGCAGTTCATGGACCAGACCAACCCGCTCTCCGAGGTCACGCACAAGCGTCGTCTCTCGGCTCTTGGACCGGGTGGTCTTACCCGCGAGCGCGCGGGCTTCGAGGTTCGCGACGTACACCCGACTCACTACGGCCGCGTCTGCCCGATCGAGACCCCGGAGGGTCCGAACATCGGTCTGATCGCGTCGCTCTCCACCTACGCACGCATCAACGAGCACGGCTTCGTCGAGACGCCGTACCGCGTGGTGAAAGAGGGGAGGGTGACCGACGAGGTCCGCTTCTTCTCCGCGCTGGAGGAGGAAGGCCACGCCATCGCCCAGGCCAACGCCGAGATGGATGAGACCGGCCGCTTTATGGCCGACTACATCTCCGCCAGGAAGTCCGGCGAGTTCGTGCTGGTCGGCCGCGACGAGCTGGAGCTCATGGACGTCGCCCCGATGCAGCTGGTCTCGGTCGCGGCATCGCTGATCCCGTTCCTCGAGAACGACGACGCGAACCGCGCACTCATGGGCTCCAACATGCAGCGTCAGGCGGTACCTCTCTTGCGCGCCGACTCCCCGCTGGTTGGTACCGGCATGGAGCGCGTCGTGGCCCGCGACTCGGGTGTTTCCTCGGTCGCCCGCCACAACGGCGTGGTCGAGAGCGTCGATGCCTCCCGCATCGTCGTCAAGATCGATGAGGACCAGTACGACGCTACCGGCACCGGTGTCGACATCTACAACCTGATCAAGTTCGCCCGTTCCAACCAGAACACCTGCATCAACCAGAGGCCGGTGGTGAAGGTGGGCGACCATGTCAAGGCCGGCGACATCATCGCCGACGGCCCCTCCACCGACATGGGCGAGCTGGCCCTGGGCCAGAACGTGCTGATCGCGTTCATGCCGTGGGGCGGCTACAACTACGAGGACTCCATCCTCATCTCGGAGCGCCTGGTAAAAGACGACCGCTACACCTCGATCCACATCGAGGAGTTCGAGGCCGTGGCCCGCGACACCAAGCTCGGCAAGGAAGAGATCACCTCCGACATCCCGAACCTCGGCGAGGAGACCCTCAAGGACCTCGACGAGTCGGGCATCATCAGGATCGGCGCCGAGGTTCGTCCGGGCGACATCCTGGTCGGTAAGATCACTCCGAAGGGCGAGACCCAGCTCTCCCCGGAAGAGAAGCTGCTGCGCGCCATCTTCGGCGAGAAGGCCGGCGACGTACGCGACACCTCGCTGCGCGTGCCGCCGGGGGTCGAGGGCACCGTCATCGGCGCCAAGATCTTCTCCAGGAAGGGTGCCGACAAGGACGCCCGTACCGAGATCATCGAGAAGGCCGAAGAACAGCGCCTCAGGAAGGACGAGCAGGACGAGATCCGCATCATCCGCGACTCGGCCATCGGCAAGCTGAAAAAACTCCTGGTGGGCAAGACCGCCGCCGTGAAGATAGAGGGTACCGACGGCAAGGTGCTGATCCCGAAAGGGGCAGTCATCACCGAGGAGATGCTGAAGTCGTTCTCCATGGACCGCTGGGACGAGATCTCCATCGCCGATGACGACACCATCGACGAGAAAGTGGCCCAGACCCTGTCCACACTGAACCAGCAGATCGACATCATCAAGTACGTCTTCGACGACAAGGTGCAGAAACTGCGTCGCGGCGACGACCTGCCGCCGGGCGTCATCAAGATGGTCAAGGTCTACATCGCCATCAAGCGTAAGCTCCAGGTGGGCGACAAGATGGCAGGCCGTCACGGTAACAAGGGTGTCGTTTCCAGGATCCTTCCGGAAGAGGACATGCCGTACATGGAAGACGGTCGTCCGGTCGAGATCGTGCTGAACCCGCTGGGCGTACCTTCCCGTATGAACGTGGGGCAGATCCTCGAGATGCACCTCGGCTGGGGCGCCAAAGGCCTTGGCTGGAAGATCGAGGAGTTCCTCGAGAAGAACACTCCGCACGATGAGATCAAGAGGTTCCTGAAGGGCGTCTACGACAACCCGGAAATGGACCGCTTCCTCGACACCCTGGAAGGGGAGGAGCTTCTCAACGTGGCGCGGCGCCTCAAGCGCGGCATCCCGATGTCGTCGCCGGTCTTCGAGGGGGCGAGCGAGGAGTCGATCCAGTCGATGCTGACCCACGCCGGCTTCAGCACCACCGGCCAGGTCACCCTGTACGACGGCAAGAGCGGCGACAAGTTCATGCACCAGGTCACCGTCGGCATCATGTACTTCCTGAAGCTGCACCACCTGGTCGATGACAAGATCCACGCCAGGAGCATCGGTCCCTACTCCCTGGTCACCCAGCAGCCGCTGGGCGGCAAGGCGCAGTTCGGTGGCCAGCGACTCGGGGAGATGGAGGTCTGGGCGATGGAGGCCTACGGCGCCGCATACGCGCTGCAGGAGTTCCTCACCGTCAAGTCCGACGACGTCGCCGGCCGCACCAGGATGTACGAGGCCATCGTCAAAGGGAAGCACACCCTGGAGCCGGGTCTGCCCGAGTCGTTCAACGTCCTCATCAAGGAACTGCAGTCCCTTGGTCTCGACGTGGAACTGCTGGAGACCGAAGAGGACTAG
- the rplL gene encoding 50S ribosomal protein L7/L12 codes for MAITKEEVISFIENMSVLELAGLVKELEEKFGVSAAAPVAVAAAGAPAAAAEAAEEKTEFDVILKSAGANKIGVIKVVRGLTSLGLKEAKDLVDGAPQPVKTGISKEEAADAQKQLVEAGAEVEVK; via the coding sequence ATGGCTATCACCAAAGAAGAAGTAATCAGCTTCATTGAGAACATGTCCGTCCTCGAACTTGCCGGCCTCGTGAAAGAGCTCGAAGAGAAGTTCGGCGTATCCGCAGCCGCTCCGGTTGCCGTTGCTGCTGCTGGCGCTCCGGCTGCCGCTGCTGAAGCTGCTGAAGAGAAGACCGAGTTCGACGTCATCCTGAAGTCCGCTGGCGCCAACAAGATCGGCGTCATCAAGGTCGTTCGCGGCCTGACCTCCCTGGGCCTCAAAGAAGCCAAGGACCTGGTCGACGGCGCTCCGCAGCCGGTCAAGACTGGCATCTCCAAAGAAGAAGCTGCCGACGCACAGAAGCAGCTGGTCGAGGCAGGCGCAGAAGTGGAAGTTAAGTAA
- the rplJ gene encoding 50S ribosomal protein L10, translating into MNKENKQELVAEMHDKLQRAQAVFLADFRGMNVGQATELRNELRKANAEYKVVKNTLLEIASKGTDKEGLSQYYAGPTAIALCYDDPVAAAKVLSRFNKENTNPFTLKAGVLTGKTINVAEIQALADLPSREVLIAKMLGSMQAPASNFVRVLAAVPGGFVRALEQIRIQKAA; encoded by the coding sequence TTGAATAAGGAAAACAAGCAAGAACTTGTTGCCGAAATGCACGACAAGCTCCAGAGGGCGCAGGCGGTATTCCTGGCGGATTTCCGCGGGATGAACGTCGGCCAGGCCACCGAGCTCAGAAACGAGCTCAGGAAAGCCAACGCGGAGTACAAGGTCGTCAAGAACACCCTGCTCGAGATCGCTTCCAAGGGGACCGACAAGGAAGGTCTGTCGCAGTACTACGCAGGCCCCACCGCTATCGCCCTTTGCTACGACGATCCCGTCGCGGCGGCCAAGGTGCTGTCCCGCTTCAACAAGGAAAACACTAACCCGTTTACCTTGAAAGCTGGCGTGCTCACCGGCAAGACCATCAACGTGGCTGAGATCCAGGCTCTGGCAGACCTGCCGAGCCGCGAAGTGCTTATCGCCAAGATGCTGGGCAGCATGCAGGCACCGGCAAGCAACTTCGTACGCGTTCTCGCGGCTGTCCCGGGCGGTTTCGTACGCGCGCTGGAGCAGATCAGGATCCAGAAGGCTGCCTAG